The Rhizoctonia solani chromosome 4, complete sequence genome contains a region encoding:
- a CDS encoding stress-activated map kinase-interacting protein → MSLLHDPDYISHALRLTYLRHVEDPYGSRIISFNPLYNANPYIRAAGFADTDAWPQLTQPESPKPVESQLAPPPSPGQQDGFLRRVQDDDTSVAPEAGIYPGANLKYSDTIMGPSRTGLAGMRVSGRRHSGQLRGGSVRSASALSESQSRLRSDSAPNLVPGSANPHAIGSNVLSDTALATDTIPTNDDERTQKRNSAGSGVHMASVSSPDVVTTTNVAAASNGSTPTATLSGPGRLAPETPVGSPGQTQSVQPPIVNIPIFARAAEMEERRRQRIRARFAPSPSNLTPTSTEPTPPQVSRGNTPAPRRAADTLSLSGTIDSRTSRDEEGSATIDGEGDVTGVLEDSEDDDTDEDGDGDADPDGDDMDADMAESGDPDDLSLLYNPTFTTTNVNPSGSSDENSFLSGNSANSLSQHQSQSFAPPIPRARRLSPVTESTSENLISSTRHTPQSVRIPMPRPISIHSPPAPPTPRASGTRSRAYSSAAGFRVPSPEEPPMVFTRLPVPTRGLSDRSALTEALAARSTVSDNPFTELYSAISGRAEQGAIPFRLWFPHANKVKDKDRRGRTIEKSFSLEVKVRKDALAEELIGFGLWAYWESSQEPRLDEGLQGKTQAERDARLSAAGWNLRMWEDGEVDTDFPPIARTQTMTQIKTFEELAIVEATPEQVQQNIAAEASIARRPSRMMVTKPRQDSNTTGGLAPPGAVPGQTGPVAMMSSSDVVTSNILTGASFGGTTSVMPGGPSIFLRIKVAAKADVHYSTTINVTADTYMADVLEHVCRKRRLQDVKEWALMTENPSILIPLDRTVASLTGTKELLLVKRSLLDSLGLGKHSRVPRSSDPNASIFDMLQDANPGRGFSSSMDYREAYKASRNRQKFTVHRKIPMLVGRHERIIAIDGDYIHIMPSNNRAFLDTMKTSSYHIKTVMGCKKTKKAPNSIKLVVLRDGGSKRYDFEAEDEKQAGEIVETIKNLQKQYMQDRTGTLNKAKTVKRPKAAR, encoded by the exons ATGTCTCTCTTGCATGACCCAGA TTATATCTCCCATGCTCTCCGGCTGACCTACCTTCGCCATGTCGAGGATCCGTATGGAAGTCGCATTATTTCTTTCAATCCACTTTACAATGCCAATCCATACATACGCGCGGCAGGATTCGCCGATACAGACGCGTGGCCTCAACTAACCCAACCTGAGAGTCCCAAGCCAGTCGAATCTCAACTAGCTCCTCCGCCATCTCCAGGCCAACAAGATGGATTTCTAAGGAGAGTACAAGATGACGATACGTCAGTAGCTCCTGAAGCTGGAATATATCCAGGTGCGAATCTCAAGTATAGTGACACTATTATGGGTCCGTCACGTACCGGCTTGGCCGGTATGCGAGTATCTGGCAGGCGACACTCTGGCCAACTACGCGGAGGGTCCGTACGCTCAGCTAGCGCTCTTTCGGAAAGTCAATCACGACTGCGATCCGATTCAGCACCTAATCTCGTTCCTGGAAGCGCCAATCCTCATGCAATCGGCTCCAATGTTCTATCGGACACCGCTCTTGCCACAGATACTATACCTACAAACGATGATGAACGAACACAAAAGCGCAATTCTGCTGGCTCGGGGGTCCATATGGCTTCTGTTTCCTCTCCTGATGTTGTTACTACCACTAATGTTGCTGCTGCGAGCAATGGTAGTACTCCTACTGCTACATTGTCAGGTCCTGGCCGTCTCGCACCGGAGACTCCCGTTGGTTCTCCTGGTCAAACACAATCAGTGCAGCCTCCAATTGTCAACATACCGATATTTGCGCGTGCTGCTGAGATGGAAGAGAGGAGAAGACAACGTATCAGGGCACGATTTGCGCCTTCACCGTCCAATCTTACCCCTACGAGTACTGAGCCCACTCCACCTCAGGTCTCAAGAGGAAACACGCCCGCACCTCGCAGAGCGGCGGACACACTTTCTCTCTCAGGTACCATTGACTCTAGGACTTCTCGAGACGAAGAAGGCTCAGCGACCATTGACGGCGAAGGAGATGTAACTGGCGTGCTTGAGGACTCGGAGGATGATGATACGGACGAAGATGGAGATGGGGACGCAGATCCTGATGGAGACGATATGGATGCTGATATGGCCGAAAGCGGTGACCCAGATGACCTTTCACTGCTATATAATCC GACATTCACCACTACGAACGTCAACCCATCGGGAAGCTCTGATGAAAACTCTTTCCTTTCTGGCAATTCAGCAAACTCGCTTTCCCAACACCAATCCCAATCGTTCGCTCCTCCAATTCCACGTGCTCGTCGTCTGAGTCCAGTTACTGAATCAACGTCAGAAAATCTCATATCCTCAACACGGCACACTCCCCAAAGTGTCCGTATTCCGATGCCGCGTCCTATTTCTATTCATTCTCCCCCGGCACCACCCACTCCTAGAGCATCCGGTACACGCTCACGCGCTTATTCTAGCGCAGCCGGTTTTCGTGTTCCATCCCCTGAAGAGCCGCCTATGGTGTTCACGCGGTTGCCTGTTCCAACTCGTGGATTGAGCGACAGGTCGGCGCTGACCGAGGCACTTGCAGCCCGCTCCACCGTTTCGGATAATCCATTTACGGAGTTATATAGCGCCATATCTGGAAGAGCTGAACAGGGTGCGATTCCGTTCCGACTGTGGTTCCCGCACgcaaacaaagtcaaagacAAGGACCGTCGTGGGCGCACTATTGAAAAATCTTTCTCGCTCGAGGTCAAGGTTCGCAAGGACGCGCTCGCCGAGGAATTGATTGGATTTGGCCTTTGGGCATACTGGGAAAGTAGTCAAGAGCCAAGGCTGGACGAAGGACTCCAGGGGAAGACCCAGGCCGAACGGGATGCTCGCCTCAGTGCTGCCGGTTGGAATCTAAGGATGTGGGAGGACGGCGAGGTGGATACAGATTTTCCAC CTATTGCAAGAACGCAGACTATGACACAGATCAAAACGTTCGAAGAGCTTGCCATTGTCGAAGCCACTCCAGAACAAG TACAACAAAACATAGCTGCCGAGGCATCGATTGCTCGGCGCCCTTCTCGTATGATGGTGACTAAACCTCGTCAGGACTCGAATACTACTGGTGGTTTAGCCCCACCGGGTGCGGTTCCCGGCCAGACAGGTCCTGTAGCAATGATGTCCAGCTCAGATGTTGTTACGTCCAATATCTTGACTGGAGCGTCTTTCGGCGGAACTACCAGTGTAATGCCGGGCGGACCTTCAATTTTCCTTAGAATTAAAGTTGCAGCGAAGGCAGACGTGCACTATAGCACAACTATCAACGT CACGGCCGATACGTATATGGCTGATGTGCTCGAGCATGTTTGCCGAAAACGACGCCTGCAAGATGTCAAAGAGTGGGCTCTGATGACGGAAAACCCATCCATCCTCATCCCTCTCGACCGCACTGTTGCTAGTCTGACTGGAACAAAAGAGCTTCTTTTGGTAAAACGATCCCTATTGGACAGTCTGGGATTGGGGAAACACTCGAGGGTACCCCGAAGCTCGGACCCGAATG CGTCTATTTTTGATATGCTGCAAGATGCGAACCCCGGCCGGGGTTTCAGTTCGTCGATGGATTATCGCGAAGCGTACAAGGCAAGTCGGAACCGTCAA AAATTCACTGTGCATCGTAAGATTCCAATGCTTGTTGGTCGTCATGAGCGAATCATCGCAATAGACGGGGATTACATCCAT ATTATGCCATCGAATAACCGCGCGTTCTTGGACACCATGAAGACGAGCTCGTATCACATCAAGACTGTTATGGGGTGCAAGAAGACAAAGAAAGCGCCGAATAGTATCAAGCTAGTCGTACTTAGAGACGGCGGGAGCAAACGCTACGATTTTGAAGCAGAGGATGAGAAACAAGCTG GTGAAATCGTTGAGACTATCAAAAATCTGCAGAAACAGTATATGCAAGATCGAACAGGTACATTGAACAAAGCCAAGACGGTGAAGCGGCCGAAGGCGGCTCGTTAG
- a CDS encoding mitochondrial carrier protein: MSHNDQLTHAMAGAAGGVVAMTMTYPLIFLSTRAAVEINKEDKSTYQAIMDIIQTEGLRGLYSGLNSSLLGIAVTNGVYYFFYEKSRSVILTSSPRKGNALSTLESMLAGLVAGSATSIASNPLWVIQTTQAVRTLPSTTAPSKAPEPQGPRKKLGFFATIRWILRTDGPAAFWRGIGPALVLVINPILQYTVFEQLKNALVAQRTLKLRTAKLKGIPTLSSLDYFLLGALSKLVATTITYPYIVIKSRMQSGHAHTREYKSAWDGLSKIMQREGVAGLYRGIGSKLAQSVLTAAILFAGQKRFYELIKTILSPRIVKSRN, translated from the exons ATGTCGCACAATGACCAACTCACGCACGCTATGGCTGGTG CGGCGGGAGGAGTTGTCGCAATGACCATGACATA CCCACTTATTTTCCTCTCAACTCGAGCAGCTGTGGAGAtcaacaaggaagacaag TCCACATATCAAGCCATAATGGATATCATTCAAACCGAAGGACTTCGAGGTCTGTATAGCGGGCTGAATTCCTCGTTACTTGGGATCGCCGTGACCAATGG CGTGTATTACTTCTTTTATGAAAAGTCTCGCTCGGTCATCTTGACTTCGTCTCCGAGAAAAGGGAATGCACTCTCAACATTAGAGTCTATGCTCGCTGGTTTGGTCGCCGGTTCGGCGACAAGCATAGCATCTAACCCCCTATGGGTTATTCAAACAACCCAGGCGGTACGCACGCTCCCATCGACTACTGCTCCTTCGAAGGCGCCTGAGCctcaaggaccaaggaagaagcttggcttcTTTGCTACCATTCGATGGATCCTGCGTACAGATGGGCCTGCTGCCTTTTGGAGGGGTATAGGACCAGCTTTGGTGTTGGTTATCAACCCCATCCTGCAGTACACAGTGTTTGAACAGCTCAAGAATGCTCTAGTAGCTCAGCGTACTCTTAAGCTCAGGACTGCGAAATTAAAGGGAATTCCGACGCTTTCTAGTCTTGACTACTTCCTATTGGGTGCATTATCGAAACTTG TTGCTACTACGATAACCTACCCATACATTGTCATTAAATCGCGCATGCAGTCGGGACATGCTCATACTCGTGAGTATAAATCAGCCTGGGACGGCTTGAGCAAGATTATGCAGCGAGAGGGTGTTGCTGGCTTGTATCGAGGCATCGGGAGCAAGTTAGCGCAGAGTGTTTTGACCGCCGCCATACTGTTCGCAGGCCAAAAGCGCTTCTATGAGCTAATCAAAACC ATACTGTCTCCGAGAATCGTCAAGTCAAGAAATTAA
- a CDS encoding Mob1/phocein family: MSSFFGLAKTRTFKPRKDVPEGTKQYQLRKYAEATLGSGNLRLAVVLPEGEDLNEWLAVHTVDFFNHLNMLYGTVTEFCTPQQCPIMSAGPRYEYLWEDGVTYKKPTKLSAPDYVDALMNWVQSLLDDEKVFPNKIGVPFPKNFQSTVKTIVRRLFRVYAHLYSHHFEQISALGIEAHLNTSYRHFFLFINEFDLVDKKELVPLDELNDAILAEDKAR; encoded by the exons ATGTCTTCATTCTTTGGACT CGCAAAGACGCGAACATTCAAACCGCGAAAAGATGTACCAGAAGGAACAAAACAATACCAACTGAGAAAATATGCCGAGGCAACACTA GGCTCTGGCAACCTCCGGTTAGCGGTTGTTCTGCCCGAGGGCGAAGATCTAAACGAATGGCTAGCAGTTCATA CCGTCGACTTTTTCAACCACCTAAACATGCTTTACGGCACGGTAACCGAATTTTGTACTCCACAGCAG TGTCCCATCATGTCTGCGGGGCCGAGATATGAGTACCTGTGGGAAGATGGCGTCACTTACAAGAAGCCAACCAAGTTAAGCGCGCCCGACTACGTGGACGCACTAATGAATTGGGTACAAAGCCTGCTCGATGATGAGAAGGTTTTCCCGAATAAGATAG GCGTACCATTTCCGAAGAACTTCCAATCGACAGTTAAAACAATTGTGAGGAGGTTGTTCCGAGTTTACGCCCATCTATATAGCCACCATTTCGAGCAAATATCTGCGCTGGGAATAGAAG CTCATCTAAACACCAGTTATCGGCACTTTTTCTTGTTTATTAACGAG TTTGATCTAGTGGACAAGAAAGAGCTAGTCCCCCTTGATGAGCTCAATGATGCTATCCTAGCTGAGGACAAGGCCCGATGA